The Acidimicrobiales bacterium genome segment CGCCGTCACCAGCCCGTGCGCGTCCTCGACGTCGGGGAGGATCACGGCGAACTCGTCGCCGCCCAGCCGGGCCACGGTGTCCGACCCCCGGAGCGCGCCCGTCAGCAGGCTCGCCGCGTGCTGGAGCACCTTGTCGCCCTGGTGGTGGCCGAGGGAGTCGTTGACCTCCTTGAACCCGTCGAGGTCGATGACGATCAGCCCGCACCGCCCTCCCCGGCGGCGGGCCGACGCGATCGCCTGGTCGAGGCGGTCGCGGAACAGGGTCCGGTTGGGCAGGCCGGTCAGGGCGTCGTGGACGGCGAGGTGCTCGCTCTCCTCGGCTCGGCGGCGCAGCGGGCTGGTGGCCTGCCAGGCGATCGGCAGCAGCGAGATCCACATGACGGCCAGGCCGCCGGCGAGGGTGAGCTGGATGCGACGGACGTCGTCGTCGATGGTCGGGCCGACGACCGTGTCGGGGGCGACGACCTCGAGGGCGCCCAGGATCGCGCCGCCCGGCTCCAGCCGGACGGCCTGGTGGAGGCGGAGGAGGCGGTACTCGCCGTCGGCGGCCATGGCCCGGCCGGCGAACTCGCTGCTCGACTCGCCGGCGAGGGCGTCGGCCAACGGGGCGAGGTCGACGCGGGCGCCCATCTCGGTCTCGTCGGTGGCGAACACGACGATCCCCTCCCGGTTGACGACCCGGACCTCGACGGCGACCGGCGCGGGCGCCGGGATGCCCTTCAGGAGGTTGCGGAGGCCGGCGGCCCGGTCCTCGGGGATCGGCCGCTCGAAGTCCTCCTCGGTGATGAGGTTGCGGACGAACAGGTCGAGGACGACCGACGACTCGGTGGTGTACACGTCGAGCGCCCGCTGCTCGACCGACCGGCGCACGGCCCGGCCGAGGACGAGGCCGAGCACGACGACGGGGAGCAGGCTGACGACGGCGAAGCGGACCATGAGGTCGGTCCGTTGGCGCGCGACAGCCACACGGTCCCATCGGCAGGAGCCCGCCCGCCATGAACGATCGGCGGGAAGATCGTCGACATGAGCGACATCTCCGACGATCGTCCCCCCGACCCCGAGCCGGACCCCGCCGAGGTCCAGCCCACCGACAACTCCTCGGGCGCCCCGGTCGACGCCGACGCCCTCGACGAGATCGAGCGCGAGTAGCCCGCCCGACGGCCGCGGGCCGGGCGCCTAGGGGCGGCCGGCGTCGGCCCGGCGGTCGCGCTCGAAGGCGCCGACGTCGGGGTCGGCGATGGCCTCGGCCATCGTCGGCGGCACGCCGGGGGCCTGGCGGGCCGGCGGCGCCGTCTTGGCGCCCGGCGAGGCGGCCGCCCGGTCCTGGAGCTCCTCCCACACCGCGGCGGCCTGGTCCACGCACACGACGACCAGGTCGCCGGGGTTGGCCCGGTCCAGCGCGCACC includes the following:
- a CDS encoding diguanylate cyclase codes for the protein MAVARQRTDLMVRFAVVSLLPVVVLGLVLGRAVRRSVEQRALDVYTTESSVVLDLFVRNLITEEDFERPIPEDRAAGLRNLLKGIPAPAPVAVEVRVVNREGIVVFATDETEMGARVDLAPLADALAGESSSEFAGRAMAADGEYRLLRLHQAVRLEPGGAILGALEVVAPDTVVGPTIDDDVRRIQLTLAGGLAVMWISLLPIAWQATSPLRRRAEESEHLAVHDALTGLPNRTLFRDRLDQAIASARRRGGRCGLIVIDLDGFKEVNDSLGHHQGDKVLQHAASLLTGALRGSDTVARLGGDEFAVILPDVEDAHGLVTAANRIGKAFDRPLVLDGVGVSVGASMGGALFPDHADDGTALVQRADAAMYVAKEGEARFHLFSPATESHHRSRLTQVADLRWAVASSKGLVVEYQPRVATDGCPVGVEALVRWEHPEHGPVARAELAALAETAGLGTDLALRVVDLAGADACGWLDDGVNLWLAVDFPAASLRDPDLPRRLAAVLDRHQLPPSRLVLQAPEEALVSGGPGSVDDVVGRLRALGVSVALADFATGLSTLARLGDLSVDHAIIDRAFVDRLARAG